A genomic segment from Glycine max cultivar Williams 82 chromosome 1, Glycine_max_v4.0, whole genome shotgun sequence encodes:
- the LOC100306464 gene encoding HVA22-like protein c-like, with protein MGASGNNFLQVVAKNFDVLALPLVTLVYPLYASIKAIETRSSTDDQQWLTYWVLYSLITLFELTFAKVLEVLAIWPYAKLILSCWLVLPNFNGAAHVYRHYVRPFYMNPQMPQMPQMPQIPGTSQMWYVPRKNIFSKQDDVLTAAERYMEEHGTEAFERLITKADREARARRNGNYMIFDDDYID; from the exons ATGGGTGCTTCTGGCAACAATTTTCTCCAAGTGGTCGCCAAGAACTTCGATGTTCTTGCTCT GCCCTTGGTCACCCTTGTTTACCCTTT ATATGCTTCAATCAAGGCCATAGAGACCAGGTCTAGTACTGATGATCAGCAATGGCTGACTTATTGGGTTCTCTATTCATTGATCACACTCTTCGAGCTCACATTTGCCAAAGTTCTTGAAGT GCTTGCCATATGGCCCTATGCCAAGTTGATACTCAGTTGCTGGTTGGTTCTTCCAAACTTTAATGGGGCAGCACATGTTTATAGGCACTATGTTAGACCATTCTATATGAATCCACAAATGCCTCAAATGCCTCAAATGCCTCAAATCCCAGGAACTTCTCAAATGTGGTATGTTCCTAGAAAGAACATCTTTAGTAAGCAGGATGATGTCCTTACTGCTGCTGAGAGATACATGGAAGAGCATGGAACAGAAGCATTTGAAAGACTCATAACCAAG GCTGACAGAGAAGCTAGAGCAAGGAGGAATGGAAATTATATGATCTTTGATGATGATTATATAGATTAA
- the LOC100806758 gene encoding protein GAMETE CELL DEFECTIVE 1, mitochondrial isoform X1: MQAFRRRITTTTISKAKQFSALPYIIAGEVPATRRWWSSRKSRSGEDEWNEAWETAWLPDDLTPKTRAPWESDVNFPSYSAPAAEDGDEETKAFVAEMNENWNERRKGSKEKEKREENGALYSLENMKKDYRLKKQRMHAGLWMKEIEKLEEAKLGDSDIAGGDDIQRLLDSCSDIFDPGNNNLNNAHVQTSDFKNMPDGWETISKNQEGNVWEMSQREEDILLQEFERRIAYSKFQIASFIKTHIFSRRRPIDGWKYMIELVGPNAKRGKGSVSRVPSLSDPSTQPFKEEKNSVDKTYVPRERR, translated from the exons ATGCAAGCGTTTCGACGAAGAATCACAACAACGACAATCTCCAAGGCGAAGCAATTCAGCGCTCTTCCGTACATTATCGCCGGCGAAGTTCCGGCGACTAGACGGTGGTGGTCGAGCCGCAAGTCCCGGAGCGGCGAGGACGAGTGGAACGAGGCGTGGGAGACGGCGTGGCTTCCGGACGACCTGACGCCGAAAACGCGTGCTCCGTGGGAGAGCGACGTCAACTTCCCTTCCTACTCCGCCCCTGCCGCCGAGGACGGCGACGAGGAGACGAAGGCATTCGTGGCGGAGATGAACGAGAATTGGAACGAGCGGCGGAAAGGAtcgaaggagaaggagaagagagaagagaacgGCGCGCTTTACAGCTTGGAGAATATGAAAAAGGATTACCGGTTGAAGAAGCAGAGGATGCACGCTGGCTTGTGGATGAAGGAGATTGAGAAGCTCGAGGAAGCGAAATTGGGCGATTCTGACATTGCTGGTGGTGATGACATTCAGAGATTGCTTGATAGTTGCTCCGA CATTTTTGACCCTGGCAATAATAATCTCAACAATGCGCATGTTCAAACTTCTGATTTCAAAAACATGCCTGATGGATGGGAAACAATATCAAAAAATCAAGAAGGAAATGTGTGGGAGATGTCCCAGAGAGAAGAAGATATACTTCTCCAGGAATTTGAACGACGTATTGCCTATAGCAAATTTCAG ATTGCTAGTTTTATCAAGACTCATATATTTAGCCGGAGGAGGCCAATTGATGGGTGGAAATATATGATTGAGTTGGTGGGACCAAATGCTAAGAGAGGGAAGGGTAGTGTTTCTAGAGTACCAAGTCTATCCGATCCCTCTACCCAACCATTTAAGGAGGAGAAAAATTCAGTTGATAAGACTTATGTACCCCGTGAGAGAAGGTAG
- the LOC102663971 gene encoding uncharacterized protein: protein MDIDYVIRKDKSPAIIDESSPVDVALYERWERSNRLSVMFIKIKISTVIHGSVDQHEKVRDLLKAIDDQFITSDKTLASTLIMKFSSLRLTNVKGVREYIMKMRDI from the coding sequence ATGGACATAGACTATGTTATAAGGAAAGACAAATCACCTGCAATCATTGATGAAAGTAGCCCAGTTGACGTTGCGCTATATGAGCGGTGGGAGCGATCTAACCGGCTCAGCGTGATGTTCATTAAGATCAAAATCTCGACTGTGATACATGGTTCTGTTGACCAGCATGAAAAGGTTCGAGACTTACTTAAGGCCATTGATGACCAGTTCATCACTTCAGATAAGACTTTAGCAAGCACCTTGATCATGAAGTTCTCTTCTCTTCGGCTCACCAATGTGAAAGGTGTGCGTGAGTACATCATGAAAATGCGAGATATTTAa
- the LOC100806758 gene encoding protein GAMETE CELL DEFECTIVE 1, mitochondrial isoform X2, which translates to MQAFRRRITTTTISKAKQFSALPYIIAGEVPATRRWWSSRKSRSGEDEWNEAWETAWLPDDLTPKTRAPWESDVNFPSYSAPAAEDGDEETKAFVAEMNENWNERRKGSKEKEKREENGALYSLENMKKDYRLKKQRMHAGLWMKEIEKLEEAKLGDSDIAGGDDIQRLLDSCSDIFDPGNNNLNNAHVQTSDFKNMPDGWETISKNQEGNVWEMSQREEDILLQEFERRIAYSKFQLVCRLLVLSRLIYLAGGGQLMGGNI; encoded by the exons ATGCAAGCGTTTCGACGAAGAATCACAACAACGACAATCTCCAAGGCGAAGCAATTCAGCGCTCTTCCGTACATTATCGCCGGCGAAGTTCCGGCGACTAGACGGTGGTGGTCGAGCCGCAAGTCCCGGAGCGGCGAGGACGAGTGGAACGAGGCGTGGGAGACGGCGTGGCTTCCGGACGACCTGACGCCGAAAACGCGTGCTCCGTGGGAGAGCGACGTCAACTTCCCTTCCTACTCCGCCCCTGCCGCCGAGGACGGCGACGAGGAGACGAAGGCATTCGTGGCGGAGATGAACGAGAATTGGAACGAGCGGCGGAAAGGAtcgaaggagaaggagaagagagaagagaacgGCGCGCTTTACAGCTTGGAGAATATGAAAAAGGATTACCGGTTGAAGAAGCAGAGGATGCACGCTGGCTTGTGGATGAAGGAGATTGAGAAGCTCGAGGAAGCGAAATTGGGCGATTCTGACATTGCTGGTGGTGATGACATTCAGAGATTGCTTGATAGTTGCTCCGA CATTTTTGACCCTGGCAATAATAATCTCAACAATGCGCATGTTCAAACTTCTGATTTCAAAAACATGCCTGATGGATGGGAAACAATATCAAAAAATCAAGAAGGAAATGTGTGGGAGATGTCCCAGAGAGAAGAAGATATACTTCTCCAGGAATTTGAACGACGTATTGCCTATAGCAAATTTCAG CTTGTATGCAGATTGCTAGTTTTATCAAGACTCATATATTTAGCCGGAGGAGGCCAATTGATGGGTGGAAATATATGA